The DNA window TAACTTTATTCCAAACCTTCAAAAGAGTTCAGAAACACTATATGAGATATAACAGACTCAAATTAAACTCCTAAAGATGAAAATTACAATATGTGAGATGAAAAATATACTAGGTGGGTTTAACAGCAGATTAGACATTGCAGAGAAAAGATTAGTAAACTTGAAAACAAATCAATGGAATCtatgcaaaatgaaacaaagagaaaaaggagattaatataaaaagagcctgggtggctcggctgtttaagtgtctgactcttgatcgcagctcaggtctcgatctcataATCATGAGTTTAAGCTtcaagttgggctccacgctggacatggaggctacttaaaaaaaaaaaaaaaaagagtagttcaTCAGTGAGCTATGGGACAACTTCAATCAGCCTAAAACAAATATAACTGAAGTCTCTGAAGAAGGGGGTGGAGTACATTGAATgatgaaaattttccaaatgtgataaaaactataaatgcACAAGtccaagaaacatgaagaaaactataatcAGGTATATCGTTATCACATTGCTCAAAgccaggaataaagaaaaaattttaaggcaaccacaaaaaagagacattacatagaaaaaaacaaaaaaacataggTATGGATGATATTTCATATGAAAAATAACACCAGCAAGAAGACAGtggagaaacattttaaaatactgaaagaagaaaaaaaactatcaacTTAGAATTCCACACgaagcaaaaatatctttcacaaAATGGGGAAAGATGTTTTGAGacatacaaaagctgaaagaattcatccCCAGCATACTTGTACtacaagaaaaatgttaaaagaattacttcagacagaaggaaaatgaaatcagatGGCAATAAAGAcctacacaaaggaatgaagaacacCAGAAATAGTAATTACACATAGGTAAATACatgattgttttcttattattttaatctctttaagAGATAactgactcttcttttttggaagatttatttatttgagagagagagagtgtgtgagagagcactactgggggcgaggggcagagggagagggagagaagctcaagccgactccccactgactacagagcccaacgtgggcctcaatctcacgagcctgagatcatgacccaagccgaaatcaagagtgggatgctcaaccaactgagccacctaggcaccccaattgactctttaaagaaaaatactgggtgttatacacaaataatgaatcacagaacactacatcaaaaattaatgaagtactgtatggtgactaacataaaataataaaaaaaataatgtggtgtggagtgtatgtatttttaacatatacagaagtaaaatgtatgacaacagCACAAAGACCAGGATgggagaaatgaagacaaaagtCAATATGCTGAAGATGCCAGgatggaaagattaaaaaaaaaccaaaaagaacccAGGCCGTTGATATTACTGCAGAGCAACTGAACCAACGTTAACTTTGGTTAACTGGTTTGGTCAAAGTTGAGTATCTCTCAACTTTTTGAAGTATAAGGATCTCACCTTTGATAGACAGGTGTATTTACAATCATAAGCACCTCTAACTAATTCAATATCCACAGCATTGTTAACATATCAGTAACATTACTAAAGGACCTCAATGAAACATATTTTCCATTGTCTCCAAGCTCTATAAACTCCTGcgagaaaataaggaaaacactTACCCATGCTGGGTGTGGTTCCTCCTTCCAGTAAGCCAGAACATAATTCAATCCGGCCAGCACCTaggattacaaaaaaaaaaaaaagcacccatcaatacaataaacttttaaaaattaagaaaaattttaaaagggagcctggcggctcagtaggttaagcacctgccttcagcccgggtcgtgatcccagggtcctggattgggttccctgctcaacagggagtctgcttctccttttaccccccaccccggccttgTGCATGTacgcgcacgcgctctctctctctctctcaaataaataaaccttttttaaaaagagaaattttaagaagcatttctcaaaaattatcatccaaaataaacatttttgaaatagtacatttaacattttttccaaatatagagCAAAGAGTCTTAGAAACTGAGAGAAATCAAATTATAAAACTAGAgtaaaactctatttttaatcCCAACTATATTCTGCAACCCACATTGTGTTACTGATGGCCAAATTAAAGAGTTAATTCAAGTTAAGCTAGGTCTTTTGAAATTTTGTATTACAGGGTTGCCTCTCCATGTACAAGGATGTGACTCAGAATAAATATGGTGTGGATCAACCACAGTGGAACACTGACACCTCATTGACAATAACAATTTTTTCCAAGAGTCTTTATTATTCTAAGATTTATAAAAGTACAAGGTAATTTTAAATTGCTTAAATCAAGATAATTTCAAGAATAAGAGAATGCTGAAAGCAGATTAACTATCAGACTACAGCGTCATGTCAAAAGAGTCTCAGGATCAAGGCTGAAGAGGCTTGTACCAGCCAAACATGGGACACTTTGAGAATCAATAACTATAGAGGAGTAAAACACATCAAATATGTCTAAATCTAGATTCATAATGATAAAACAATTCACCGGGGGATAGAGAATAAACTCATTATCCAAAAATCAGTAAACAGGGGAAAAGGAGCAagcatttttcttgcctttcttatAGTAACTGAACCTCAATATAAACAAACAGTTGATGAGGGAAAGTTCTTTATAGAAGCAGCATACTGCTAGTAAGTGAAAAGTAAACGTTCGACGTAATATAGTACGATTTTTCAAACCCTACTAAAAGATGCACTGCTAAAATTATTAGGTAACAAGGTGAAAGAAAACCTTATAAAGGATGGATCAGGCTGACAACATCTTAATCCACTGCAGGCCAAAGGCCACAGCTTTTTTTGTTATGACCTAtaagttaaaaatgtttgtgtgtgtttttaaaaaaataaaaatctttattgatatataattcacataccatacaattcacacatttaaagtatacaattcaatattttttagTATGCTTACAGAGTTTTGCAGCCATCAcccaatcaattttagaacattttcctcaccccaaaaggaaacctcatACCCTATAGCAGTCACCTCCCATTCTCCCATGCCACTAATCTACCTTGTCTCTAAAATTTGCCTAATGTGTACATTTTGTATAGGTGGAATCATACCGCATGTGGTATTTTGTGACTGTTTTTTCCCACttagaataaattttaagattcatctatgttttaGCACGGATCagcatttcactcttttttattgccaaattaagaatggtttttacattttcagaggattattttaaaaatacaaagaatattcCATGAAGACCAAATGCTGCcagtaaaactgaaaatatatactatgtggctcttcttttttaaagatttatttatttgagagagcatgtgcacacacacatgagagcagggggaggaacacagagagagaaggagaaaatcttaagcagattccttgaaccctgaccctgagatcatgacctgagctgaaatcaagagccagatgtttaaccaactgagccacacaaacACCCCTATACTATGTTGCTCTTTATAAAAAGTGTCCTGATTCCCTGATATAGTTGAAATATTGGCCATGTGCTGAAACTAATAGATACTGAGTGATGGGTACATGGGGATTCACTATACTATTccacttttgtatatgtttgaaattttccataataaaaagtttttaaaaatttctgatcCTGAGATGATGGGAATTTTTATGCTTCCCCATTAAAGCAGATTCAGAATGCAAAACAAACCTTGAAGTAAAAACAGATaatgctacaaaaaaaaaaaaaaaaaaaagataatgggggcacctggttggctcagtgggttaaacatgtgccttcagctcaggtcatgatctcagggtcctgggatcaagccccgtgtctggctccctgcaaggagcctgcttcgccctctacctctgcccctcctcccgcttgcgctctctcttttgctctctcaaataaataaaatcttttttaaaagaaagataatggtAAGTCTTGATGATGAAAATGGCAGCAAAACTCTTAAATCATCTTTAGCCAactgtttgaaaaaaatgaagtctttgctaagctcaatttaaaaaaatgaagttggtgAGTAGGCACTATTGTCCAAAATGTGATCAATTGGAGGAGTAAAATTAGAAGATGATAAAGATGATAATTTTCCAGTATGTTTTCCAGTCGGTTGGCTGTTTTCAAAAAGATTACTAGGATCCTTAGAGATCACAAGGGCTCCCAAGATCAGTTCATGGGATtccttttcagacttttttttttttaaagggagagagagggcggagggaggggcagagaaagagggagagagaatcccaagcaggctccacacccagtgctgagtctgacttggggctcaatcttacaaccctgagattatgacctgagccgaaatcaagagttggatgcttaacaaactgagccactcaggcacccccattttcaAACTTTTAGAAGGACTTCCAACTGTCATTCATTCTCTTTCGTCTTACCTCCTCGTTCTGCATTTACAGCTGACTCTACTGAATCAACACACACTTCCATGAGAAATCCATTTGTCATTCCtaaaatacatggaaaacaaTGCAATTTCATGATAGTATTATCCATCCAGACCAATCTAccaccattattttatattttctgcccAAATCCAATGTCCAATAATAGGCAAGTAGGTAAATACACTAGAGATCACgaatgcaataaaataccatactGATTATATTAAACTGATGTCTCTGTGAAATAAGTACAGACATATGTGTAAGAAATTATACTGAAGAAAATATACACTGAAtgccaaattaattttaaaacacagccTTCAGTCAGATTTTTTCAATGTTTCTCAATGTTTTCAGAATATGTTTAAATGTCTTTATGAAGATTATATGTTTTAAGAACAAGGATGGACTTCAAATCTTGGCCCCACTACTTATTTGTGTGATCCtagacaagttacttagcctACGTTTTCTATAAAACAGAGTAGGCTTTAGTACCTACCTCAGAGTAGTGAGGACTAAATAATTCATGTAAAGTGGAGAGTATCCATTGTGTGTACAAAAAGTTATCATTAATAAACTACATATTATTCCTCCATATACCTCCAGTCCCCCTCAATTCTCATCTCTGCTCTTGATTATGCCATCTCCTCAACCCACAAAGTCCTGCCAGCTCCATCTTTGAATGGTAAAATCTTCCAATGCTTATATTAAATCACATTTCCATATCTCTTCTCTCCCAAAGTAGGATCTCCCTCTTTTGAATTCATGTAACTCTTCATAAATTATATGTTTCTCTTTAAAACACtaattgtatctttttaaaatacgaATTACTTTCTACCTCTTATCTCTTACTACGTATGTAGATAGGTATCTGTTCACTTTTACTTGACCTAAAGTTCCTAAGTAAGGTCTTTATGTGAGAAATCTTTATTATCACCCACAGCAAGCACAGTGTCTACCTTGGTACATAATAGTCATGCAAAGACTTACTAAGGCTGaataattataaattcataaatttcattcatttatatatactaAAAGTGTGATGAAAATAAGTTTTGAGTTTTTCTGTAAGTTAAGCACacaagtttgttttgttttgttttgtataattAAGAGTATTAAATGCATACTTCATGCAATAATACCTGAAATAATCACCACGTGCTGATAATGGTGACTACTAGGTGGTAAGATTTGGAATTACTTTTACACtcctctttttatccttttttttttttttttttttttttaaagtaggctctacttAAAAAAGCCAGCGtggagctcagtgtggagcccatccACTAggctgagattaagacctgatctgagatcaagagtcccatgcttatcGGACTGAGCCACGTGATGGCTCCTcccctttttacttttctatgttGCTTTTTTCTACCCAATattgcttttatcattttttaaaaggctatttttaatttgaaaaacaaacatcTATCATCTGCTTACATCAAACTGCAACTGTCTCACTTATTTAAAAGAAGACTGTCAGTCTCGAACTGTTTAAGAGTTAAGTGCCACTTTATGTTCTTAACCAACGGCACTGCATTCAAGAGTTTCCGGAGAGCCACCCACACCAGCTGTCACATCAATCTAACTGGGTAGTGCTGCAGAGGTACCATTTGCCTCACAGGAGAAAGGACCTTGGCCAGGAGAGGGTGGAGGTGCACACGGAaggcagtgacagaaggcagaGTGAGACACTTGTCCAGGAAGCAAAGTTATTTGTAGGAATCAAAGACATTTGTTGggagcagtagttctcaaagtgcGGTAGTCCAATTAACTCCGGGGGCCTTTAAGACCTTCTCAGAGTCTGTGCAGTGAaaagtattttcataataataagaCTTTCTTTGCCTTgttcactctcattctctcacaaGTGGAGCGGAATTTTCAAGCGGCTCCCTGACAGGTcagactgaatgcagaagcaggtATAACAATTCCATTAATGCAGAtcttaaagagatttgcaaaaaatataaaacGCTGgcattctatttatttgtttaggaAGACAGTTACCTGTCACACACAAAATGTTATTTGTGCTAACATGTAATGGGtttctaattaatattttaaaatttgttttaacttCAAATACGGTCAACACCAACAGACTTAGCCTATGTAAGTAAAAGGTCTCTGAGGTTCTCAGTAACTTTCAGGAGGGgaaaggggtcctgagatcaaaaagcttgagaaccactggtccgGAGGAACCAAGAGTTCACGGTGGGGGGAGTAGGGGGATGGCGGTCCTACCAAATTCCCTAGCACCTGCCACGCCGTCCTGCCTGGCACAGCAGCAAGCACTCGGGACTGGGGGCAGCCACAAGCTCTGGCACCCGGCAGCTGTGCAGCTTTGGGGACAGTCCTCACCCCCGCCGCAGCAGCTCCAGGTTACCAAGCGGTCACCAGGGGTAGGCGCTGTGCTCAGCGTTCGGCATCTAACTGTCCCAGCGATGCCACGGGGTGGGAGACTGGTAGCCTCGCGTGGCGTCGGGGAACGTGAGGCTCAAAGGAGTTAACCCACTTGAACACGGTCGCACACTAGACGTGGTGGCGCCGGGATTCGAACCCACATATCTGGTTCCAGAGCCCAGTCACTCTCGCTACAAGCCCCTTCTCAGGCCCTCAGTTTCCACACGTTTAAAGCCAGAATGACAGAACGTGCCGCGCGGGGAGCAGTGAGGAGGTGGGCAAAGTACTCCGAGAGAAAGCGCGACACCCCTGGCCAGAACTCCCGCAGGCCCGCCCCGGACAGTCCGGTCGGACgaccgccccctccccgcccccttccGCACCGGCTTTCCCGGACGGTATGCGCGCCCGTTTCCGCTCCAAGGAGGCCCCCTGCCTCTTCATGCTCGACGCGTTCCTTCCTCGTGCGTCTTCAGTTTTTACTGAGTTCGGGTTCCGGCGCGCGACCAAGGAAGCGCGCCTCACGGCTGCGCGCACCCCTGCGCGTCCCCGACACCCGGACCCAGCAGCCCCCGCGAAAGCCGAGTCGCTGGCGCAGTCGCAGTCGCAGTCACTACTAGCCCCTGCCTTCTGAGAAGGAGGGGCTCGCTCTGCATGACCCGGAAGTGTTTCTGTGTTCGGTGGTGGAGAAAGGAGACCACAGAGAGTTGGGGTGTGGAGGTGGTTTCTTTGCACTGTCTTCAGTATGCAGCGATTACTCTTTCCGCCCCTGAAGGCCTTGATGGGGAGCCCGTGTCTTCGGCCCCTAGTTCCTAGGGCGGCGCCTAGAACGCAGGTATTGCACCGCAGAGGACTCAGTCGCGGAATCGTACAGGGGTCGAAAGAGTAAGGAGGAAGATAATCGATAACCCCACATCACATTGCCGTAGTTCCTTAGGACGCACAACGCATTACTTTGTGCCCAGAGCCCTTGAGGTAGGATCCGGacctgccacttactggctgtatGATATTAGCCAAGTTAAGTAATCTTTTTGTGCCTtaatttcttaatctgtaaaatgggaatagcaaTACCTACTTCATAAAGTTGTGATCAAgattaaataatttcatatacAGCAACCGTTTAGCACATACTAAAGCTCAGTTAGTTTTAcctaaatatttgatttttgctAAAAGCCCGCAGGTAGTCAGGTAAGGAACTATAACCCCATTCTACGGAGAAGGAAATCGAGGCttaatttaaattgtttaaagtTAGGAAACAGTACACGAATCTTTAGACTCAGGGACAGAGTCAGAAGACGTGCATTCgctcaacaaataattattgagtgaTTATTATGTGTTGGGAACGGGGAAGCAAAAGGTAAATACCAAAAGGCTCCTGCCCTGGAGGAAGGCACAGTTAATTCATTTGTAATTCGTTTGTCTTGTTGTCTTGTTGTGTAAGGGAACTGTTAGAAAAAgtggcaagagagaaagagccagactTACGGACACTGCTGTCCCGCAACTCATAGCTTAGTGGGAGATGGAGACAAATGAACCTGAAGTACATTATACTGTGTTAAGGGCTGAGATAGGGAAAGTACAGTGTGCTGTGAGAATGACCTGTTGCAGACCCAGGAGAATCTAGGGACATTTCAtagaggaggtgacatctgaacTGAGATCTATAGTAGATATTCTCAATCAGGGGACAAGGAGCAACCCAGTCAGCGAGAAGGAAAATAATCCATATCTAGGTGTAGAGTTAAGTCTGGGGGAATTATGCAGAGACCCGAAGGTTCATGTAGTGTGGGGATGGATTGGAGTGAGGCAAAACTAGACGCAGGAAAACCAGCTGTGGCTGGATGCAGTAATCCGGATACATGATGATTTACTAGGGCAGAAGCAGTGGAGATGTGGCCATACAGGGTATTCCACTCTAGACAGAATGGGATTGTGTGTGAGAGCAGTGGACTGAGGCCTTTCCCTTTGTCTCCAGTTCTAATTTGTCTGTCTTGATCCTTAGTGTGGTTGCAGCTGTGGGATCAGACGCCCCTTGAGGCCAGGGCAATACAGCACCATCTCTGAAGTAGCTTTGCAGTCCGGAAGGGGTACAGTGTCCCTTCCCTCAAAAGCTGCTGAGCGGGTGGTGGGCCGATGGCTCCTGGTCTGCAGTGGAACAGTGGCTGGAGCAGTTATTCTTGGTGGAGTGACTAGGTGAGTAATTTGCTCGTAGTGAGTCAGTTCTTTGGGTAATTAGTAGAAGCACAGGGTGACTAAGGGGGAAGGGACCTTAGGAATCATCTAGTCTCGTTcccttattttatatatgtagaaactgaggcctaAAGAGGGACTTGTCTGAGGGCTTGCCTGCCGTAGAACAGTTTAGAGTTTTATTATTGGGAGCCCTTCATAAAGCCTGGTTTAGGTCTTACCTGTTTGCTGtgcattatttttacatattttccttCTACAAACAGTTTTCAAATTTGTCTCAAAAATTTTTGTGCAGTTTGTTTAAATTAAATCCACATAAATAGATCACAATTGGTTTGCATGCCTCTTAGGTCCCTTTAAATCTATACAGAGACTTTATAGATTTagattcttctccctccctcccagaaaCATAACTGACTGGTCCTATGGAGTTTCCCAGTCTGGATTTGTTAACTGCATTCTTGTCGTGGTGTTTAACATGTCCTATTATCCCCAGTATTTCATGTAAACCGGTTTTTGCTTGATCAGTCTCAGATTGGGAGCATGGGGCAAAATACTTCACGGGTGATTACAACATTCATAAATATCTGGTGTCCACTAGAGATGCCAACAGCCATTGATGGTCATTGCCTAGATCCATGATTTCATTAGAGTTACAAAACTGTAATATTTTATTAGCTCAACTCTAAAGAGAAACTTGCCCTCATCAACAATTTGGTTATCATAAGGTACAGTTTGTATAAGAAAGGCAGGATAAATACTTgaatctttctctttatttatcaattttgaaaataataaagtggTTCCCAAGCATCCTCCAAAGGTGATCAATAAAGGGTTTGGGTTTTTAAGTATTACAAGGTCATATTTTTAAACGTATTTGATGTTTCAATTCATTGCACTGATGATTTGCTCAAATCGTTCCATCTTTAGTCAATGGGAGCCTCTTCAAATTGCCTGCTGGGTCTTTTTGACAGAATCCTAGTAACCTAGTAATTAAATTCTTAGCTTTCTGGATAAGATGTTCCAGGTTCATCTTACACATTTCCTGCCTCTGATCTAAAATCAGCCTTTCACTTTAGGAACCCTCACTCCTTTTGGTGAAAATACCTTCTGGTGTTTATATAGTATGTGTTCCTCAAATTCCCTCCACATTGCCTGTGCTCTTATTTCAAAATACCTTATGTTATATGGGCTGTTATGGGAAACTGCAACAAATTTAAGTTGTATTAGCTTTAAATTCACTCAAGAATCGAAACTGCTTTACAAATCTCTTTTCCCTCTGTAAATAATGTCACTTATTCATTTAGGGCACGTTTCTTTGCTCTAAGGATTGATTTTACTAGTTAAGGAATGCtagtgaaagaaagaagtaaagagaGCTGAATGAAAGGATTGAGAGAACAAGGAGTAAagaaatttggggcgcctgggtggcgtagtcgttaagcatctgccttcggctcagggcgtgatcctggcgttatgggatcgagccccacatcaggcttctccgcttggagcctgcttcttcctctcccactctccctggggggtgttccctctctcgctggctgtctctatctctgtcaactaaataaataaaaaatctttaaaaaaaaaaaaaaaaaaagaaatttgtaccTAATGGCAGCTGTTTCTGGTGAAATGTTAAGCAGTAAGAAGAAAGCAAGGTGTCAAAAAAAGGATACAGTGAAATGATGTGTTCACCTTTAGAGGGGTTAAGTTCAGATCCATTTGTTTCTATAAACCATTAATGAGAAATCCagcattgtgtgtatgtgtgcgtgcgcacacacacttCTTTCTTATCTTAAGGTTGACAGAGTCTGGTCTCTCAATGGTAGACTGGCATTTGATAAAGGAGATGAAGCCACCTACCAGTCAAGAGGAATGGGAAACAGAATTCCAAAAATATCAGCAATTTCCggaatttaaaatgtaagtataggggcatctgggtggctcagttggttaagcgtctgccttaagctcaagtcatgatcctggggtcctgggattgagcctgcatcaggccctttgttcagcggggagtctctttctccctctgcccctccccccacttgtgcgctcgtgctttctctctctctctctctaataaataaataaaatatttttttaaagtaagtataATAGAAAATCAGGTAAACATCCCAGTAAGCCCTTTCAATCTTTTGCTTATTTAAACATTTCAGAACAGTTAGATTCCATTATTTCTTGATATTTGCTTCACTTATGTTTAGTGAGCTCCCTACTCAAAACCTCCCATTCCAAAGTGATCCTGAGGTCACTgatgaggaagaaggcaggccTTTCATTTCAAGCTTCAAAACGGAGAATGCTCCTGCATTCTCTCTGGAAATAAATATGgatgtttcctctttcttttttgacttcCCTTTTCACCCAGCTTGAATCATGACATGACATTGCCTGAATTCAAGTTCATCTGGTACATGGAGTACTCACACCGAATGTGGGGTCGCCTTGTGGGCCTCGCGTACATCCTGCCTGCTGCCTACTTTTGGAGAAAGGGCTGGCTCAGCCGTGGCATGAAAGGACGTGTTCTTGCCCTGTGTGGGTTAGTCTGCTTCCAGGTAAGATTCATTCAAGTTTGGGAAACCAGAGATGCTTCCAGGAGCTTCCTAGTTGGGATTGTTTTTAAGGAAGGCATCTGAGTTTGTACAACAGAGTGGGAAAGAAGATGAATTTTAGTGTTAcctgcccagccctgccacttagtAGGGCAGGTTATCTACCTTCTGTAGGCTATgctttccttacctgtaaataGGGTTAATAATAGTGCCTACTATTAAATGAGAGAGGTCATGGATATCATGCATATAAAGTACTTCGTTTAGTGCCTGGAATTAGCGCTCAGTCAATATATTTTTGTGTCACAAGAGGTTCTTTCCTCTCATGGCTCTCCTCCTGGGTTCTTGTCTCCTCCCCTTTTCTGACTTGTCTGCTAGATGGGGAAAGGGATTCCTGTGCTAGAATGGCTAAAGAAGCGAATTTGAAGAACCCCACAGTTACAGGTTCACTGAGACTGAGAGCCAAGGAAAGCAATATGAGAGAAGGTACATACAAATATTTGGGTCACGATTATAGGCCCTCAGAGAGTCTTAGAGCATCAAAGAAACATCAAAATTTGGGAAGAAGCTAATTGGTTAATTAAACTCAGAAGTAGTAAGAATAAGAACCAGTTAGAAGGAATTAAAGAAGGAGATGGAAGAGACAAAATAGAGGCAATAGAAACAGATAAAGAGACATTAATAAAAGTCTAATAATAATTAGGGGAGGGTTGGTGGAACAAAGTGGAAGTTTATTttgggattaaaaaataaaccacccCAAAGACAGACTCCCAGGAACACAGCAATTTGAAGATGGCCGATAGGATTatgggaagaagaagggaggcTGGCAAATCACACGGTATACTCCTTTGTCTTCCAGTGTCCTATGCAGATGAAAACAAGATGATTAGAACATCCAGGGTAATCACTAAGAGGGCAAGACATACCCCAAAAGATTTCCTGAAGAGATCTATGTAGAAGAGGTGGGAGAATCCCACCTCTCTGACACGCTTCTGTTCACTTGGGAGGGTGGGGTTGAAAGGGCTGTATCTTATCTGATAGAAGTGAAACCGACAGTTGTTTGGTTAATTGAAAAAACTAAAGCAGGGTATCAGAGTAATACATACCTTGAACTTTTAAGCTTAAACTTgtacttttattacttttttttttttttaatgaagagctAAGGCCTGTTCTTTGAGTTCTCTGATTggagtttaaagattttttttatttatttgacatagagagaggcagtgagagagagaacacaagcagggggagtgggagagggagaagcaggcttcccgctgagcagggagcctgatgcggggctccatgcagggcttgatcccgacatttcgggatcgtgacctgagccaaaggcagatgcttaacgactgagccacccaggcacccctctgactGGAGTTTAACTTCAGATCTCTTGCATCCCCGTAAactatcatttcatttcattttccttaaagaGGAGTGGGAACTGATATTTGCAAAGCCATCAGCCAGCAAAGCCTTACAGATTTTTATGATTCCCCTCCACCCAAGACTTTTATTATTGTCTATTCCTACTAACTTGAcag is part of the Ursus arctos isolate Adak ecotype North America unplaced genomic scaffold, UrsArc2.0 scaffold_7, whole genome shotgun sequence genome and encodes:
- the LOC113251817 gene encoding cytochrome c oxidase assembly protein COX15 homolog isoform X3, with protein sequence MQRLLFPPLKALMGSPCLRPLVPRAAPRTQCGCSCGIRRPLRPGQYSTISEVALQSGRGTVSLPSKAAERVVGRWLLVCSGTVAGAVILGGVTRLTESGLSMVDWHLIKEMKPPTSQEEWETEFQKYQQFPEFKILNHDMTLPEFKFIWYMEYSHRMWGRLVGLAYILPAAYFWRKGWLSRGMKGRVLALCGLVCFQGLLGWYMVKSGLEEKPDSHDIPRVSQYRLAAHLGSALVLYCASLWTSLSLLLPQHKLPETRQLLWLRRCAHGTAGLVFLTALSGAFVAGLDAGLVYNSFPKMGESWIPEDLFTFSPILRNVFENPTMVQFDHRILGITSVTAVTVLYFLSRRIPLPRRTKMAAATLLALAYTQSPQREPHRPTSSRIRGQN